In the genome of Chaetodon auriga isolate fChaAug3 chromosome 15, fChaAug3.hap1, whole genome shotgun sequence, one region contains:
- the or70b1 gene encoding odorant receptor 115-15 has translation MENYTINSFTLQLEGLKVTEVSTYPLFFFFFFSYLIIILANVGIVFLVFIDKSLHQPMYLLFCNLPVNDILGNSIMVPRLLSDMLQPPSERLISYYECVVQAFTTHMFGTTSHTVLMIMAFDRYVAICNPLRYAAIMTNKMVIKLTVSAWGVAFVLVGILLGLTIRLNRCRTVITNPFCDNASLFKLSCESVFINNIYGLTFTVVLFTASIGSMVLTYTKITVVCLTSKNKTLNSKALKTCSTHLFVYLIMFLCGTHIIILHRFPQYSDYRKLCAILFHIIPGSLNPIIYGVQSKEIRKYLSKLFESGKILPSF, from the coding sequence ATGGAAAACTACACAATCAACAGTTTTACCCTCCAGCTGGAGGGGTTAAAGGTCACAGAAGTTTCCACAtatcctctctttttctttttctttttttcctatCTAATTATTATATTAGCTAATGTAGGCATTGTGTTCCTGGTTTTCATTGACAAGAGCCTTCATCAGCCCATGTATCTCCTTTTTTGCAACCTGCCAGTCAATGACATCCTTGGAAACTCGATCATGGTGCCTCGTTTGCTTTCAGATATGTTGCAGCCTCCCTCTGAGCGCCTCATCAGTTATTATGAATGTGTGGTCCAAGCTTTCACCACACACATGTTCGGCACTACCTCCCACACCGTGCTCATGATTATGGCTTTTGACAGATATGTGGCCATCTGCAATCCCCTGCGCTATGCTGCCATAATGACCAACAAGATGGTGATCAAGCTGACAGTGTCTGCCTGGGGAGTGGCCTTTGTTTTAGTTGGGATTCTGCTCGGTCTGACCATTCGGCTGAACCGATGCAGGACTGTGATCACAAACCCCTTCTGTGACAATGCCTCCCTGTTTAAACTCTCctgtgagagtgtgttcatCAATAACATCTATGGCCTCACTTTCACTGTGGTTCTGTTCACAGCTTCTATAGGCAGCATGGTTCTCACCTACACTAAGATCACAGTCGTCTGTCTGACCAGTAAGAACAAGACTTTGAACAGTAAAGCCTTGAAGACCTGCAGCACTCACCTCTTTGTATATCTCATCATGTTCTTATGTggcacacacatcatcatcctGCATCGCTTCCCTCAGTACTCAGACTACAGGAAACTTTGTGCCATTCTGTTTCATATCATCCCTGGCAGCCTCAACCCCATCATTTATGGGGTTCAGTCCAAAGAGATACGGAAATATTTGTCAAAACTGTTCGAGTCAGGAAAGATTTTGCCATCATTCTAA